One region of Oryza sativa Japonica Group chromosome 5, ASM3414082v1 genomic DNA includes:
- the LOC4338898 gene encoding uncharacterized protein: protein METAAMPRSPCCSLPSARVLPSRLPLLPRPAPAALSAPAARPVVARCAAAAGHGGEGEMPIEKRFPPFPAVMDINQIRDILPHRFPFLLVDRVIDYKPGEYAVGIKNVTINDNFFPGHFPERPIMPGVLMVEAMAQVGGLVMLQPEVGGSRENFFFAGIDKVRFRKPVIAGDTLIIRMTLIKLQKRFGIAKMEGKAYVGGDLVCEGEFLMATGSE from the exons ATGGAGACCGCGGCGATGCCAAGATCTCCGTGCtgctccctcccctccgcccgtgtcctcccctcccgcctTCCCCTCCTGCCCCGCCCCGCGCCGGCGGCTCTCTCGGCCCCGGCCGCCAGGCCGGTCGTGgcccggtgcgccgccgccgccggccacgggGGCGAGGGCGAGATGCCCATAGAGAAGA GGTTTCCTCCCTTCCCGGCTGTGATGGACATCAACCAAATCCGCGATATCTTGCCGCACAG GTTTCCATTCCTTCTGGTTGATAGAGTGATTGATTACAAGCCAGGGGAATATGCTGTTGGGATCAAGAATGTTACAATAAATGATAACTTCTTCCCAGGGCATTTTCCGGAGAGACCTATAATGCCTGGTGTTCTTATGGTGGAG GCAATGGCCCAGGTTGGAGGTCTGGTTATGTTGCAACCTGAAGTTGGTGGATCTCGAGAGAACTTCTTTTTTGCAGGGATTGATAAAGTGAGATTTCGTAAGCCTGTGATTGCTGGAGACACCTTGATTATAAGGATGACTCTGATCAAGTTGCAGAAGAGGTTTGGAATCGCAAAGATGGAAGGAAAAGCATATGTTGGAGGCGACCTAGTATGTGAGGGAGAGTTCTTGATGGCAACCGGATCTGAATAA